One window of Nicotiana tomentosiformis chromosome 11, ASM39032v3, whole genome shotgun sequence genomic DNA carries:
- the LOC104120062 gene encoding serine/threonine-protein kinase BSK7-like has protein sequence MGCECSKLASCCWDGQNGPVHEAKNPDDEEKDEVSDLPTFREFTVEQLRIATSGFAVENIVSEHGEKAPNVVYKGKLENQRRVAVKRFNRSAWPDSRQFLEEARSVGSLRNNRLANLLGCCCEGDERLLVAEFMPNETLAKHLFHWETQPMKWAMRLRVALYLGQALEYCTSKGRALYHDLNAYRILFDEEGDPRLSCFGLMKNSRDGKSYSTNLAFTPPEYLRTGRITPESVMYSFGTLLLDLLSGKHIPPSHALDLIKDRNLQMLTDSCLEGQFSSDDGTELVRIASRCLQYEPRERPNPKSLVAALFPLQKETEVPSHVLMGISRNSETMSLSPLGEACLRMDLTAIHEILEKLGYKDDEGAATELSFQMWTNQMQETLNSKKKGDAAFRHKDAKAAVECYTQFIDVGTMVSPTVYARRSLSYLMSDMPQEALNDAVQAQVISPVWHIASYLQAASLFAMGRENEAQIALKEGSVLEEKKNTTS, from the exons ATGGGCTGTGAATGTTCAAAACTCGCCTCGTGTTGCTGGGATGGACAGAATGGTCCCGTTCACGAGGCTAAGAATCCTG ATGACGAGGAAAAAGATGAAGTTAGTGATTTGCCTACATTCCGTGAGTTTACTGTTGAACAGCTGAGAATAGCTACTTCTGGATTTGCCGTAGAGAATATAGTTTCCGAACACGGTGAAAAAGCTCCAAATGTTGTTTATAAGGGAAAGTTAGAGAACCAGAGGAGGGTTGCTGTCAAACGCTTTAATAGATCTGCATGGCCTGATTCCCGACAGTTCTTA GAAGAAGCAAGATCTGTTGGTTCTCTCCGCAACAACAGGTTAGCAAATCTTCTTGGTTGTTGTTGCGAGGGTGATGAGAGGTTGCTTGTGGCAGAATTTATGCCCAATGAGACACTTGCAAAACATCTTTTTCACT GGGAAACGCAACCCATGAAATGGGCAATGCGGTTAAGGGTGGCTTTGTATCTTGGACAGGCTCTTGAGTATTGTACAAGCAAAGGGCGTGCACTTTATCATGATCTTAATGCTTATAGAATATTATTTGATGAA GAAGGTGATCCTCGTCTCTCTTGCTTTGGTTTGATGAAGAACAGTCGAGATGGAAAAAGTTACAGCACGAACTTGGCATTTACTCCTCCTGAATATTTGAGGACGG GAAGAATCACCCCGGAGAGCGTCATGTACAGCTTTGGGACACTGTTGCTTGACCTTCTCAGTGGAAAACATATTCCTCCAAGCCAT GCCCTTGATTTGATTAAAGACCGGAATCTTCAGATGTTAACTGATTCTTGCTTGGAAGGTCAATTTTCTTCTGATGATGGAACTGAGTTGGTACGGATAGCTTCAAGATGTCTGCAATACGAGCCACGTGAGCGGCCAAATCCAAAGTCACTAGTCGCTGCTTTATTTCCTCTTCAGAAAGAAACCGAG GTTCCTTCTCATGTGTTGATGGGTATATCACGTAATAGTGAAACTATGTCTCTGTCTCCACTTGGTGAAGCCTGCTTGAGAATGGATTTAACTGCCATCCATGAGATTTTAGAAAAGCTCGGGTACAAAGACGATGAGGGAGCAGCTACTGAG CTTTCATTCCAAATGTGGACAAATCAGATGCAGGAAACATTGAACTCCAAGAAAAAGGGTGATGCTGCTTTCAGGCACAAAGATGCTAAGGCTGCCGTCGAATGCTATACACAG TTCATCGATGTTGGAACAATGGTCTCCCCAACTGTGTATGCTCGACGTAGTCTGTCTTATCTCATGAGTGATATGCCGCAGGAAGCCCTTAATGATGCAGTACAAGCACAAGTAATATCTCCTGTTTGGCATATTGCATCATATTTACAAGCTGCTTCTCTTTTTGCGATGGGAAGGGAAAATGAGGCACAAATTGCACTTAAAGAGGGTTCTGTTCTTGAAGAAAAGAAGAACACAACATCCTGA
- the LOC104120063 gene encoding pentatricopeptide repeat-containing protein At4g28010-like, which produces MMIRKQSSNICVCFQAPFNPQKAIFLEYLCTTIQARGTTTSTGCSKNVQELNEKCWLYKNVNFHCFGIPFNPPKAIFVKNVYTTVPAGGTAATAGCSHVQELDEKLKWLCEKLNSHCFRVALNPPKASFVKYYCAKAVTEHTTMDVHALDAELKGLCEKPNPQYVNAYKLFNDAVNSGRIPSEFTCNFLVATMAKNKEYSLAFKVYGRMREVGISPWFLSLAALTECLVHVQRPKLAISVLGLILKYGFRVNDYLVNIVLKGLCENGMAIKAVEVFQCLYMKEVTPNVVSLNTLMKGLCRERKLEAALDLRSRMEKVNVAPNMITYSILIDGLCSERRLDEAMGLLEEMTTKGLKADVVVYSSLINGLCNKGCVDRGKELLNEMLKEGISPNVVTYSCLLHGYCKQGQLKEATMLYDDMLKRKIQPDVITFISMISGLCKGGRAVKAVELFKLTVEKGEEPGNIAYNILLRGLCKEGLLSDAFNILQQMIEKGKKPDLITYNTLVRGLCENGKVDDALTLFNSMLADETYVQPDITTMNVLIQVLCEGGHLSNAAKIHEKMVANKTLVDMRTFTVLIGAYIKADNVVKAMELLKQANELGFIPDSLTYGTMVDGFCELNVLNIAKGLFLRMRNNGYCPTVIDYNILMESLCNEGSLEQARRLFQEMLDGNCEPDLASYNIIIDGTLKAKSLKSAKELLVHMLHMGLNPNAFTYSILINRLSKLGLLDEAKNLYERMNASGLTPDNSVYNCLLKGFSLNGQTREIIDLLNQMAVKGIDLDSKLTSTILTCLCNISEDVNVAELLPNFSREKSEVFSIPCSELLNKLHNSLSKLQLDSAQQCQ; this is translated from the exons ATGATGATTAGAAAGCAATCATCTAACATCTGTGTTTGTTTTCAAGCACCCTTTAACCCCCAGAAAGCAATTTTTTTGGAATATTTGTGTACAACAATACAAGCTAGAGGTACAACTACTAGTACAGGTTGTTCAAAAAATGTTCAAGAGTTGAATGAGAAGTGTTGGCTTTATAaaaatgttaactttcattgTTTTGGAAtaccatttaaccccccaaaagCAATATTTGTGAAAAACGTGTATACAACAGTACCAGCTGGAGGTACAGCTGCTACTGCAGGTTGTTCACATGTTCAAGAATTGGATGAAAAGTTAAAGTGGCTTTGCGAAAAGCTTAATTCGCATTGTTTCCGAGTAGCTCTTAACCCACCAAAAGCGagttttgtgaaatattattGTGCAAAAGCAGTTACAGAACATACTACAATGGATGTACACGCATTGGATGCAGAGTTGAAGGGTCTTTGTGAAAAGCCAAATCCTCAGTATGTTAATGCTTATAAACTTTTTAACGACGCGGTTAATTCGGGTCGAATACCTTCTGAgtttacttgcaattttcttgTTGCAACAATGGCAAAGAATAAGGAGTACAGCTTGGCTTTTAAGGTGTATGGTAGGATGAGAGAGGTGGGGATATCCCCGTGGTTTTTGTCGTTGGCTGCTTTGACTGAATGTTTAGTGCATGTTCAAAGACCAAAATTGGCGATTTCTGTGTTGGGGTTGATTTTGAAGTATGGTTTCAGGGTTAATGATTACCTTGTTAATATTGTATTGAAAGGATTGTGTGAAAATGGTATGGCTATTAAGGCTGTAGAAGTTTTTCAGTGTTTATATATGAAAGAAGTGACTCCTAATGTCGTTAGCTTAAACACCCTTATGAAAGGACTTTGCAGAGAGAGGAAATTGGAGGCGGCTTTAGATTTGAGGAGTAGAATGGAAAAGGTGAATGTAGCTCCCAATATGATTACTTATTCCATTTTGATAGATGGTCTTTGCTCAGAGAGAAGGTTGGATGAAGCTATGGGATTGCTGGAGGAGATGACAACTAAGGGTTTGAAAGCTGATGTTGTAGTGTATAGTTCACTCATAAATGGACTTTGCAACAAAGGATGTGTTGATAGAGGGAAAGAGCTCTTGAATGAGATGTTGAAGGAAGGAATTTCGCCAAATGTGGTTACTTACTCTTGTTTATTACATGGCTATTGTAAGCAGGGCCAATTAAAAGAAGCAACTATGTTATATGATGATATGCTGAAGCGCAAAATCCAGCCGGACGTCATTACATTTATCAGTATGATTAGCGGGCTTTGCAAAGGTGGGAGGGCTGTGAAAGCAgtggaattgtttaaattgacgGTGGAGAAGGGTGAAGAGCCTGGAAACATAGCTTACAATATTCTTCTGCGTGGACTTTGCAAGGAAGGGTTACTTTCTGATGCTTTTAACATTCTGCAGCAGATGATAGAAAAGGGCAAGAAGCCTGACTTGATTACTTACAATACACTGGTGAGAGGACTTTGTGAAAATGGGAAGGTGGACGATGCCTTGACACTTTTTAATTCAATGTTAGCTGATGAGACATATGTTCAGCCAGACATTACGACAATGAATGTACTGATTCAAGTGCTTTGTGAAGGAGGACATCTAAGTAATGCTGCCAAAATTCATGAGAAGATGGTTGCTAACAAGACACTGGTTGACATGAGAACTTTTACTGTGCTTATTGGAGCTTACATAAAAGCAGACAATGTTGTTAAAGCTATGGAACTCTTGAAGCAGGCAAATGAATTGGGTTTTATTCCAGACTCATTGACCTATGGCACTATGGTTGATGGTTTTTGTGAGTTGAATGTACTAAATATCGCGAAAGGTTTGTTTCTTCGGATGAGAAACAATGGATATTGCCCAACCGTGATTGATTACAATATCTTGATGGAAAGCTTATGCAATGAGGGTAGCTTGGAACAAGCTAGGAGGTTGTTTCAAGAGATGTTAGATGGCAATTGTGAGCCAGATCTTGCGTCATACAATATTATCATTGATGGAACGCTCAAAGCAAAAAGCTTAAAATCTGCTAAAGAGTTACTTGTTCATATGCTTCATATGGGTTTGAATCCAAATGCTTTCACATATTCCATATTAATAAATAGGTTATCAAAACTAGGGCTGTTGGATGAGGCAAAGAATTTATATGAGAGGATGAATGCATCTGGCTTGACACCGGATAACTCTGTGTATAATTGTTTACTGAAAGGCTTTAGCTTGAATGGTCAAACTAGAGAAATTATTGATTTGCTTAACCAAATGGCTGTTAAGGGCATTGATCTGGACTCAAAACTCACTTCAACAATCTTGACGTGTCTTTGCAATATATCTGAAGATGTCAATGTGGCAGAGCTGTTGCCAAACTTCTCCAGAGAAAAATCAGAAGTATTTAGCATTCCATGCAGTGAATTGTTGAACAAGCTTCACAATAGTTTATCCAAGCTTCAGTTGGATTCTGCTCAGCAG TGCCAATGA